The Corynebacterium camporealensis genome contains a region encoding:
- a CDS encoding lytic transglycosylase domain-containing protein: protein MTQTQRSRGGCGCAGALVIVVIASLLIWSLSFLGDITARRDLGPVPDNVPPQAGQEVAHIDVHAPGRTADKLTYWSQDLSEQTRIPGQALRAYANAELIARDAWPECNLRWNTLAGLGWVETQHGTYNGNRLRPSKLNDAGYPEPAIVGIPLDGTNSTARIEDTDNGELDGDTEFDRAVGPMQFIPSSWQRYGRDANGDGRADPNQIDDAALSAAHLLCTNGGNLDEAQGWMRAIFSYNQSNQYVRDVADAANAYAVGQPA from the coding sequence ATGACTCAAACGCAACGCAGTAGGGGTGGGTGCGGCTGCGCCGGAGCCCTGGTCATCGTGGTGATCGCGTCGTTGCTGATCTGGTCGCTGTCCTTTTTGGGAGATATCACTGCGCGTCGGGACTTAGGTCCGGTGCCCGATAACGTCCCGCCCCAGGCAGGCCAGGAAGTCGCACACATTGATGTGCACGCCCCGGGTCGTACCGCAGACAAGCTGACGTATTGGTCGCAGGATTTAAGTGAGCAAACCCGCATACCGGGCCAAGCTCTGCGCGCGTATGCGAATGCGGAGCTGATTGCTCGTGATGCCTGGCCGGAGTGCAACCTGCGCTGGAACACTTTGGCAGGGCTGGGCTGGGTGGAAACTCAGCATGGCACCTACAACGGCAACCGTTTGCGTCCGTCCAAGCTGAACGATGCCGGCTACCCCGAACCGGCCATCGTCGGCATCCCGCTTGATGGCACCAATAGCACTGCGCGGATTGAAGATACCGACAACGGTGAATTGGACGGCGATACTGAATTTGATCGCGCAGTCGGGCCGATGCAGTTTATCCCGAGCTCGTGGCAGCGCTACGGCCGGGATGCCAATGGCGACGGGCGCGCCGACCCTAATCAGATCGATGATGCTGCGCTGAGTGCGGCGCACCTGTTGTGTACCAATGGCGGCAACTTGGACGAAGCACAGGGCTGGATGCGGGCGATTTTCTCCTATAACCAATCGAACCAATACGTCCGCGATGTAGCCGATGCGGCGAACGCTTATGCGGTCGGTCAGCCTGCCTAG
- a CDS encoding amino acid permease: protein MNSSTQRSHSVTVWTLIALIIGSTVGAGIFSLPQNIASVAGPGAMLIGWLIAGMGMLSVTFVFQILAQRKPHLDSGVYSYVRAGLGDFIGFTSGWGYWLGSVMAQVGYATLFFNTIGHYVPLFDESHRWISAIAVSLLSWGIFAVLARGIKQAAFMNMVTVIAKIVPILAFIVLVAFIGFSWDRFTFDFWGERSDASLFEQIQGIMLFTVWVFIGVEGASVYSKQARTRSDVGRATVIGFFAVLALLVSVSTLSFGVLTQEELAALPDNSMASVLTEVVGPWGGALISIGLCLSVLGAYVSWQMLCAEPIVMMAIDGLIPRKIGTINVAGAPWVAQLISTSVIQVFIIIFYLNETSYNAMVQLATIMYLLPYIFSALYLVLLASRGKGLTHPHAGVRFDISGPEIPARENRKHLAIGIVAFVYSLWLIYAADPVYVLLGALAVVPGLIPYVGTRLYYKERVFNAFEWCVVVIVSIGAIAAVWGISTGTLQL, encoded by the coding sequence ATGAACTCCAGCACCCAGCGTTCTCACTCGGTGACCGTGTGGACCCTCATCGCGCTAATCATTGGCTCGACCGTGGGCGCCGGTATCTTCTCGCTACCGCAGAATATTGCCTCTGTCGCCGGTCCCGGCGCCATGCTCATCGGCTGGTTGATTGCCGGTATGGGCATGCTGTCGGTGACCTTCGTCTTCCAGATTCTCGCCCAACGTAAACCACACCTGGATTCGGGTGTGTATTCCTATGTGCGTGCCGGTCTGGGTGACTTCATTGGCTTTACCTCCGGCTGGGGTTATTGGCTGGGTTCGGTCATGGCGCAGGTCGGCTATGCCACGCTGTTTTTCAACACCATCGGCCATTACGTGCCGCTTTTCGATGAATCCCACCGCTGGATCTCCGCCATCGCCGTCTCGCTGTTGTCCTGGGGCATCTTTGCTGTACTGGCCCGCGGCATCAAGCAAGCGGCCTTTATGAACATGGTCACCGTGATTGCCAAGATCGTTCCGATCTTGGCCTTTATCGTGCTGGTTGCCTTTATTGGCTTTAGTTGGGACCGTTTCACCTTCGATTTCTGGGGCGAGCGTTCCGATGCCTCCTTATTTGAGCAGATCCAGGGCATCATGCTCTTTACCGTCTGGGTCTTTATTGGTGTCGAGGGCGCTTCGGTCTATTCCAAGCAGGCGCGCACGCGTTCCGATGTCGGCCGCGCCACCGTCATCGGCTTCTTCGCTGTACTGGCGCTGCTCGTCTCGGTGTCCACGCTGTCTTTCGGTGTGCTAACGCAGGAAGAACTCGCCGCACTGCCGGATAACTCCATGGCTTCCGTGCTGACTGAGGTCGTCGGCCCGTGGGGTGGCGCGCTGATTTCGATTGGTCTGTGCCTGTCCGTGCTGGGCGCATACGTCTCCTGGCAGATGCTGTGTGCTGAGCCAATTGTCATGATGGCTATCGATGGCCTTATCCCTCGCAAGATCGGCACCATCAACGTCGCCGGTGCTCCCTGGGTCGCACAGCTGATTTCCACCTCGGTCATCCAGGTCTTCATCATCATCTTCTATCTGAACGAGACCTCTTATAACGCCATGGTGCAGCTGGCTACCATCATGTACCTGCTGCCCTACATCTTCTCCGCGCTCTACCTGGTCCTGCTCGCCTCCCGCGGCAAGGGACTCACCCACCCGCACGCCGGCGTTCGCTTCGACATTTCCGGACCAGAGATTCCTGCTCGCGAGAACCGCAAGCACTTAGCGATTGGCATCGTCGCCTTTGTCTACTCGCTGTGGCTAATTTATGCTGCCGACCCGGTCTACGTCCTGCTCGGCGCCCTCGCCGTAGTCCCGGGCCTTATCCCCTATGTCGGCACGCGCTTGTACTACAAGGAGCGCGTGTTCAACGCTTTCGAGTGGTGCGTGGTAGTCATCGTCAGCATTGGCGCCATCGCTGCGGTCTGGGGTATCTCCACCGGCACGTTGCAGCTTTAG
- a CDS encoding MazG nucleotide pyrophosphohydrolase domain-containing protein yields MTILLLDERWPTQIPLEAVGAVEGPVEFSSEVPVSVRWNIDKLLRTTDGEGLWVSMDPHDPETRRRMEQGERVIEAASLSDAVWQAQQVMQRARRIGQWEREQTHETLLPYLEEEAAEFAEAVREAPAEMCKELGDVFLQVLFHAEIASTFSLDDVAASFVTKMRSRAPYLFDGTEDIVDVDEQERLWAEGKRYEDSAGA; encoded by the coding sequence ATGACTATTTTGTTGCTGGATGAACGCTGGCCGACCCAAATTCCCCTGGAAGCAGTCGGCGCGGTGGAAGGCCCGGTGGAGTTCAGCAGTGAGGTGCCGGTGTCGGTGCGGTGGAACATCGATAAGCTGCTGCGCACTACCGACGGCGAAGGGCTGTGGGTGAGTATGGACCCACACGACCCGGAAACCCGCCGCCGGATGGAGCAGGGGGAGCGGGTGATTGAGGCGGCATCGCTAAGCGATGCAGTCTGGCAGGCCCAGCAAGTCATGCAGCGGGCGCGCCGGATTGGCCAGTGGGAGCGCGAGCAAACGCATGAAACGCTGTTGCCTTACCTGGAAGAAGAGGCCGCGGAGTTCGCCGAAGCCGTGCGCGAGGCCCCGGCGGAGATGTGCAAGGAGCTTGGCGATGTCTTCTTACAAGTACTCTTCCACGCCGAAATCGCCTCTACCTTCAGCTTGGATGACGTGGCGGCAAGCTTTGTGACAAAAATGCGCTCCCGCGCGCCGTACCTCTTTGATGGCACGGAAGACATCGTGGATGTCGACGAGCAGGAGCGCCTATGGGCAGAAGGGAAACGCTACGAAGACAGCGCCGGAGCGTAG
- the eno gene encoding phosphopyruvate hydratase: MADIIHAFAREIMDSRGNPTVEAEVFLDDGAHGLAGVPSGASTGVHEAHELRDGGDRYQGKGVLQAVENINEEIADALAGIEADDQRLIDQAMIKLDGTDNKSRLGANAILGVSMAVAKAAAESAALPLYRYIGGPNAHVLPVPMMNILNGGAHADSGVDVQEFMIAPIGAETFSEALRQGAEVYHNLKSVIKDKGLSTGLGDEGGFAPSVDSTKAALDLIVEAIKKAGYEPGKDIALALDVASSEFFKDGKYHFEGGEHTAEEMSKVYEELIGEYPIVSIEDPLQEDDWDGYVTLTEAIGDKVQLVGDDFFVTNPTRLQEGIDKKAANALLVKVNQIGTLTETFDAVDLAHRNGYRTMMSHRSGETEDTTIADLAVALNCGQIKTGAPARSERVAKYNQLLRIEQELGDAAVYAGRSAFPRFQG, translated from the coding sequence ATGGCTGACATCATCCACGCATTTGCCCGCGAGATCATGGACTCCCGTGGCAACCCGACCGTTGAGGCCGAGGTCTTCCTCGACGATGGTGCTCACGGTCTCGCCGGTGTTCCTTCCGGCGCATCGACTGGTGTGCACGAGGCCCACGAGCTGCGTGACGGTGGCGACCGCTACCAGGGCAAGGGCGTGCTCCAGGCCGTAGAGAACATCAACGAAGAGATCGCGGATGCACTCGCCGGTATCGAGGCCGATGACCAGCGCCTCATCGACCAGGCCATGATCAAGCTGGACGGCACCGACAACAAGTCCCGCCTGGGTGCTAACGCCATCCTGGGTGTGTCCATGGCAGTGGCTAAGGCTGCTGCTGAGTCCGCTGCACTGCCGCTGTACCGCTACATCGGTGGCCCGAACGCGCACGTGCTCCCGGTTCCGATGATGAACATCCTCAACGGTGGCGCACACGCTGACTCCGGCGTCGACGTCCAGGAGTTCATGATTGCTCCTATCGGTGCAGAGACCTTCTCCGAGGCACTGCGCCAGGGCGCTGAGGTCTACCACAACCTCAAGTCCGTCATTAAGGACAAGGGCCTGTCCACCGGCCTGGGCGACGAGGGCGGTTTCGCTCCTTCCGTTGACTCCACCAAGGCTGCCCTGGACCTTATCGTGGAAGCCATCAAGAAGGCTGGCTACGAGCCGGGCAAGGACATTGCACTGGCACTGGACGTTGCTTCCTCTGAGTTCTTCAAGGACGGCAAGTACCACTTCGAAGGTGGCGAGCACACCGCAGAAGAGATGTCCAAGGTCTATGAGGAGCTCATCGGCGAGTACCCGATCGTCTCCATCGAGGACCCGCTGCAGGAAGATGACTGGGATGGCTACGTCACCTTGACCGAGGCTATCGGCGACAAGGTGCAGCTGGTCGGCGATGACTTCTTCGTGACCAACCCTACCCGTCTGCAGGAGGGCATCGATAAGAAGGCTGCCAACGCTTTGCTGGTGAAGGTTAACCAGATCGGTACCCTGACCGAGACCTTCGACGCTGTCGACCTGGCTCACCGCAACGGCTACCGCACCATGATGTCCCACCGCTCCGGCGAGACCGAGGACACCACCATTGCTGACCTGGCAGTTGCTCTCAACTGTGGCCAGATCAAGACTGGTGCCCCGGCACGTTCTGAGCGCGTGGCCAAGTACAACCAGCTGCTGCGCATTGAGCAGGAGCTTGGCGATGCCGCCGTTTACGCCGGTCGCAGCGCCTTCCCACGCTTCCAGGGCTAA
- a CDS encoding DUF4307 domain-containing protein, whose protein sequence is MSASPRSGARYGSSAPAKSSTVASRALVIILIAVVAAAVIYAFQFFRDRNEVNAQITYVTHEVRDDETLRIWTDVTRNRPDEAAYCIVQAYDYAKAEVGRREFAVPADGRDTFRVAVDVPTNHRAVAGGVYGCSGEIPPYLDVDNPDYAESN, encoded by the coding sequence ATGTCTGCTTCACCTCGCTCGGGAGCACGTTATGGCTCCTCTGCCCCTGCGAAATCCTCGACTGTGGCCAGCCGTGCCCTGGTGATCATCCTCATTGCGGTCGTGGCAGCGGCTGTCATCTACGCCTTCCAGTTCTTCCGGGACCGCAACGAAGTCAACGCGCAGATCACCTATGTCACCCATGAAGTGCGTGACGATGAAACCCTGCGCATCTGGACCGACGTCACCCGCAACCGCCCAGATGAGGCCGCCTACTGCATCGTCCAGGCCTACGACTACGCCAAGGCTGAGGTCGGCCGCCGTGAGTTTGCAGTGCCTGCCGATGGCCGCGACACCTTCCGCGTCGCCGTCGACGTTCCCACCAACCACCGTGCCGTCGCTGGCGGTGTCTACGGTTGCTCGGGCGAAATCCCCCCTTATCTGGATGTAGATAACCCTGACTATGCAGAATCCAATTAG
- the nadA gene encoding quinolinate synthase NadA, whose product MANITSSLLSACHRTDNHWTGVEPNAEWVDEINRLKQERNAVILAHNYQLPEIQDIADYVGDSLALSRKAAETDADVIVFCGVHFMAESAKILSPDKTVLIPDEEAGCSLADSITAEQLREWKAEHPDALVVSYVNTTAEVKALTDVCCTSSNAVDVVKSLPEDKEILFNPDMFLGAHVKRETDRDNIQVWAGECHVHAGITPRQLEEQATANPEADLYIHPECGCANSAIYLAGEGAIEPERVHMYSTGQMLDAAREGGNNKVLIATETGMLHQLNQAAPEADFQAINPQAECKYMKMITPAALLRCLAEGADEVTVPEDISKAARDSLEAMISIGNPGSGE is encoded by the coding sequence ATGGCCAATATCACGTCTTCTCTTTTGTCTGCGTGCCACCGCACGGATAACCACTGGACTGGCGTTGAGCCGAATGCCGAGTGGGTTGATGAAATTAATCGTTTAAAGCAAGAACGCAACGCTGTCATCCTGGCGCACAATTACCAGCTGCCAGAGATTCAGGATATTGCTGACTATGTCGGTGATTCTTTGGCGTTGTCTCGCAAGGCTGCCGAAACAGATGCCGATGTCATCGTCTTTTGCGGCGTGCATTTCATGGCAGAATCGGCCAAGATTCTTTCCCCGGATAAAACGGTGCTCATTCCGGATGAGGAAGCGGGTTGCTCGCTGGCGGATTCTATTACTGCTGAGCAACTGCGTGAGTGGAAGGCAGAGCACCCCGATGCGTTGGTGGTCTCTTACGTAAACACCACCGCTGAGGTAAAGGCGCTGACCGATGTGTGCTGTACCTCGTCGAATGCCGTGGACGTCGTGAAGTCCCTGCCGGAGGACAAGGAAATTCTTTTTAATCCGGATATGTTCCTCGGCGCTCACGTCAAGCGCGAGACCGATCGCGACAACATCCAGGTCTGGGCTGGCGAGTGCCACGTCCACGCCGGTATTACCCCGCGTCAGCTCGAAGAGCAGGCCACCGCGAATCCGGAGGCTGACCTCTACATCCACCCAGAGTGCGGTTGTGCGAACTCCGCGATTTACCTCGCCGGCGAAGGCGCTATCGAACCAGAGCGCGTGCACATGTACTCCACCGGTCAGATGCTGGACGCCGCGCGCGAGGGCGGCAACAACAAGGTGCTTATCGCGACCGAGACCGGTATGCTGCACCAGCTCAACCAGGCCGCGCCGGAGGCGGACTTCCAGGCGATTAACCCGCAGGCAGAGTGCAAGTACATGAAGATGATCACCCCTGCTGCCCTGCTGCGTTGCCTGGCTGAGGGCGCGGACGAGGTGACCGTGCCAGAGGATATCTCCAAGGCGGCACGCGATTCGCTGGAGGCCATGATTTCTATCGGTAATCCGGGAAGCGGCGAGTAA
- a CDS encoding septum formation initiator family protein yields the protein MARKKNTSFRTTVPVASRATKGTSSAKLRKKPQVDIVGIAVIVSVVLLVLLFIATPLRNYYQGRSEIAYLNESIAAKEAEKARLSEEIERYESDEFLEQEARRRFGLVEEGEMAYRILDPRMQGGTTTTTDKHAEEDSRSWEEVLWESFAEPPENDADTPDPGNLPIQEDPVEEQPDP from the coding sequence ATGGCGCGCAAGAAAAACACTTCCTTCCGGACCACCGTTCCGGTGGCTTCGCGTGCGACAAAAGGGACTTCTTCTGCCAAGCTGCGCAAGAAGCCACAAGTCGACATCGTAGGTATCGCGGTCATCGTCAGCGTCGTGTTGTTGGTGCTGCTGTTTATCGCCACTCCGCTGCGCAACTACTACCAAGGTCGCTCGGAGATTGCGTACCTCAATGAGTCGATTGCGGCGAAGGAAGCCGAAAAGGCACGCCTGTCGGAAGAAATTGAGCGCTACGAGTCGGATGAGTTCTTAGAACAAGAAGCCCGCCGTCGCTTTGGCCTTGTCGAAGAGGGCGAGATGGCCTACCGCATCCTGGATCCGCGCATGCAGGGCGGCACCACGACGACTACCGATAAGCATGCTGAGGAAGATTCCCGCAGCTGGGAAGAAGTCCTCTGGGAGTCTTTTGCTGAGCCGCCAGAAAATGACGCGGATACGCCGGACCCGGGCAACCTGCCGATTCAAGAAGACCCAGTAGAAGAGCAGCCAGACCCTTAA
- a CDS encoding Bax inhibitor-1/YccA family protein: MRSSNPVMTSLTSEQQQGGQGGYASADYNNPFGQQQTPQNERPMTVDDVVTKTGIVLAVIIAGAVINFGIGAFVNTGLAMGLTLVGAIGGLITVLVSTFGRKFGSAPVTLTYAAFEGLFVGGFSFLFAGMSIAGGNGMAIIGQAIIGTVGVFIGMLLVYKTGAVKVTPKFNKIMFGLIAGVAVMALGNLLLAIFTGSSPLRDGGTIAIVFSLVCIVLAALSFMTDFDEADRMIRAGAPAKYSWGIALGLAVTLVWLYTEILRLLSYFQDR; the protein is encoded by the coding sequence GTGCGTTCGAGTAATCCCGTAATGACATCCCTGACTAGCGAACAGCAGCAGGGTGGTCAGGGTGGTTACGCCTCCGCTGACTACAACAACCCTTTTGGTCAGCAGCAGACCCCACAGAATGAGCGACCAATGACCGTTGACGATGTGGTCACCAAGACCGGCATCGTCCTGGCCGTGATTATTGCTGGTGCCGTAATCAACTTCGGTATCGGCGCATTCGTTAACACAGGCCTTGCTATGGGCCTCACCTTGGTCGGTGCCATCGGTGGCCTTATCACCGTATTAGTCTCCACTTTCGGCCGTAAGTTTGGTTCCGCCCCTGTAACGCTGACCTACGCTGCCTTTGAGGGCCTGTTCGTCGGTGGCTTCTCCTTCCTCTTCGCTGGCATGAGCATTGCCGGTGGCAATGGCATGGCAATCATTGGCCAGGCAATCATTGGCACTGTCGGTGTCTTCATCGGTATGCTGCTCGTCTACAAGACCGGCGCCGTTAAGGTCACCCCGAAGTTCAACAAGATCATGTTTGGCCTTATCGCTGGTGTGGCTGTCATGGCTCTGGGTAACCTGCTGCTGGCTATCTTCACCGGTTCTAGCCCGCTTCGCGATGGCGGCACCATCGCCATCGTGTTCTCCCTGGTCTGCATCGTTCTGGCTGCTCTGTCCTTCATGACAGACTTTGACGAGGCTGACCGCATGATCCGCGCTGGCGCTCCGGCTAAGTACTCCTGGGGTATCGCCCTGGGTCTGGCTGTTACCCTGGTCTGGCTCTACACCGAGATCCTGCGTCTGCTGTCTTACTTCCAAGACCGCTAA
- a CDS encoding Ppx/GppA phosphatase family protein — protein MTRVAAVDCGTNSIRLLISDISEKGKIKDISRTMEIVRLGEGVDATGEISEAALARTHAALEDYVGQMRFEGVTRVRMVATSATRDAKNQQQFFNMTAELLGQIQPGARAEVISGEEEANLSFKGAVSDLTEEKSPYCVIDLGGGSTEFIVGTSDGDILGAYSAQMGCVRLTERILRTDPPTETEIEIAQDYVADRMEEVEKIVPVSKAKTFVGCAGTFTTLSALAQGLERYDADAIHGTQLRFDALRVLIRELAKSPADVRALNPVIHPGRADVIGGGSIAVEGIMNLVERNSKADSFIISEKDILDGIIAGLAAEMR, from the coding sequence ATGACTCGTGTTGCTGCCGTCGATTGCGGCACCAATTCCATCCGTTTGCTCATTAGCGACATCTCCGAAAAGGGCAAGATCAAAGACATCTCCCGCACCATGGAGATCGTCCGCCTCGGCGAAGGCGTCGACGCCACCGGCGAAATCTCCGAAGCCGCCCTGGCACGCACCCACGCCGCCTTGGAAGATTACGTCGGCCAAATGCGCTTTGAGGGTGTTACGCGCGTGCGCATGGTCGCTACCTCTGCCACCCGTGATGCGAAGAACCAACAGCAGTTCTTCAACATGACTGCCGAGCTCCTCGGCCAAATCCAGCCTGGTGCCCGCGCTGAGGTCATCTCCGGTGAAGAGGAAGCCAACCTCTCTTTCAAGGGTGCTGTCAGCGACCTGACGGAAGAAAAGTCCCCCTACTGCGTCATCGACTTGGGCGGCGGCTCGACTGAGTTCATTGTCGGCACCTCCGATGGCGACATCCTCGGCGCCTACTCCGCGCAGATGGGCTGCGTGCGCCTGACCGAACGCATCCTTCGTACCGACCCACCCACCGAGACAGAAATCGAAATCGCCCAAGACTATGTCGCGGACCGCATGGAGGAAGTCGAAAAGATCGTCCCGGTCTCCAAGGCCAAGACCTTCGTCGGCTGCGCTGGCACCTTCACCACGCTCTCCGCCCTGGCCCAGGGGTTGGAGCGTTACGATGCCGACGCCATCCACGGAACCCAACTGCGCTTCGACGCTCTGCGCGTACTCATCCGTGAGCTGGCAAAATCGCCTGCCGATGTCCGCGCCCTCAACCCGGTCATCCACCCGGGGCGCGCCGATGTCATTGGTGGTGGTTCCATTGCAGTCGAGGGCATCATGAACCTTGTTGAGCGCAACAGCAAAGCCGATTCCTTCATCATCAGTGAAAAGGACATCCTCGACGGCATCATCGCCGGTCTAGCTGCAGAAATGCGCTAA
- the nadC gene encoding carboxylating nicotinate-nucleotide diphosphorylase produces MQAPDATAVIEAAFAEDLAYGPDYTTLATIDADAHTTAQVRARAEGIICGAVYIEHVLSDASITTVPDGTRVRPGDVVATIEAPTRKLLTAERTFLNLLCHLSGIATVTDQWASALAAVGNTRVRDTRKTTPGLRLLEKYAVRCGGGVNHRLGLGDAALIKDNHIAAAGSVTAAFEKVLAAYPDLACEIEVDNLEQLAEVLPLNPDVVMLDNFTPAEVRQAVEMVASQSVVLEASGGLTLDNAAEYGATGVDFVAVGELTHSAPVLDLGLDF; encoded by the coding sequence ATGCAGGCACCCGACGCTACCGCGGTCATTGAGGCCGCTTTCGCTGAGGATCTCGCCTACGGCCCGGACTACACCACCCTGGCCACCATCGACGCCGATGCCCACACCACCGCCCAGGTCCGCGCCCGGGCAGAGGGCATCATCTGCGGTGCGGTCTACATTGAGCACGTGCTTTCCGATGCCTCCATCACCACCGTCCCCGATGGCACCCGCGTGCGCCCCGGCGACGTCGTGGCCACCATCGAAGCACCGACCCGGAAGCTGCTCACGGCAGAGCGCACCTTTTTAAATCTGCTCTGTCACCTTTCCGGCATTGCGACGGTGACGGACCAATGGGCCAGCGCGCTGGCAGCAGTGGGCAATACACGGGTGCGCGATACCCGCAAGACCACCCCTGGCCTGCGCCTGTTGGAAAAGTACGCAGTACGCTGCGGCGGCGGTGTCAATCACCGCTTAGGGCTTGGCGATGCCGCCTTAATCAAAGACAACCACATCGCCGCAGCAGGCTCAGTAACCGCGGCCTTTGAAAAGGTGCTTGCAGCCTACCCAGACCTAGCTTGCGAAATCGAGGTCGACAACCTCGAGCAGCTAGCCGAGGTGCTGCCGCTTAATCCAGATGTGGTGATGTTGGATAACTTCACCCCTGCTGAGGTGCGGCAGGCGGTGGAGATGGTGGCATCGCAAAGCGTGGTGCTCGAAGCATCGGGCGGTCTGACCTTAGACAATGCTGCCGAGTACGGCGCGACCGGAGTGGATTTTGTCGCCGTCGGCGAGCTGACCCACTCCGCGCCCGTACTGGATTTGGGCCTGGACTTCTAA
- the greA gene encoding transcription elongation factor GreA — MAEQKQYITPETKAKLEAELQALIDHRPVVAAEINERREEGDLKENAGYDAAREMQDQEEARIKQISEVLANATTERSTVQEGVAHIGSVVHVYYNGDSEDKETFLIGTRAAASDNKDLETYSEQSPLGAAILGAQEGETREYTAPNGKTISVTIESAAPYDSAKAATPRQS; from the coding sequence ATGGCTGAGCAGAAGCAATACATCACGCCGGAAACCAAGGCAAAGCTCGAAGCCGAGTTGCAGGCTCTGATCGACCACCGCCCGGTCGTTGCTGCCGAAATTAACGAGCGCCGCGAAGAGGGCGACCTCAAGGAGAACGCCGGCTACGACGCCGCACGTGAGATGCAGGACCAGGAAGAGGCCCGCATCAAGCAGATTTCTGAGGTTCTCGCCAACGCCACCACCGAGCGCAGCACCGTCCAGGAAGGCGTTGCTCACATCGGTTCGGTCGTGCACGTCTACTACAACGGCGATTCTGAGGACAAGGAAACCTTCCTTATCGGTACCCGCGCTGCTGCCTCCGATAACAAGGATCTGGAGACCTACTCTGAGCAGTCCCCGCTGGGCGCTGCCATCCTGGGTGCCCAGGAAGGTGAGACCCGTGAGTACACCGCTCCAAATGGCAAGACCATTTCGGTGACGATCGAGTCCGCCGCGCCGTATGATTCAGCTAAGGCAGCTACTCCGCGCCAGTCTTAA
- a CDS encoding DUF501 domain-containing protein, whose product MTVSTQDLETVAKQLGRKPRGVLEIAYRTPDEQPAVIKTAPKLEDGTPFPTLYYLTDPRLTAEASRLEVAHVMKWMEKRLGEDEELAADYQRAHEYYLNKRNAIEDLGTTFSGGGMPERVKCLHVLIAYALAEGPDHFRLGTEAVAMAADHGRLRGTAIPQDWPTVEDLGIDLADFDFSNAE is encoded by the coding sequence ATGACCGTGAGTACTCAAGACCTCGAGACCGTCGCTAAGCAGCTCGGCCGTAAGCCCCGTGGCGTGTTAGAGATTGCCTACCGCACCCCGGATGAGCAGCCCGCCGTAATTAAGACCGCACCGAAGCTGGAAGACGGCACGCCTTTTCCCACCCTGTATTACCTCACCGACCCGCGCCTGACTGCTGAGGCTAGCCGCCTGGAGGTCGCCCACGTGATGAAGTGGATGGAAAAGCGCCTTGGCGAAGACGAGGAACTCGCCGCTGATTACCAGCGCGCCCACGAGTACTACCTAAACAAGCGCAACGCCATTGAGGATCTTGGCACCACCTTCTCCGGTGGCGGCATGCCGGAGCGTGTCAAGTGCCTGCATGTGCTGATTGCCTACGCGCTGGCCGAAGGCCCGGACCACTTCCGCCTCGGCACCGAAGCCGTCGCCATGGCTGCCGACCACGGCCGCCTGCGCGGCACCGCCATCCCGCAGGACTGGCCCACCGTCGAGGACCTGGGCATCGACCTCGCTGACTTCGATTTCTCCAACGCAGAATAG